TGACTTTGAGAAAGAAGATGAACCAGCACGAGTTCCCTTCTCAGGAGCAGTGACAATGCCACTTCTGTCTGCACGATTCTTGGTTTTCATATCAGCTGTGACTTTCTTCAAACCTCCAGTACAAAAAAATCCCACATAAAACGaagaataaacaaaaatttcCACGAGTATGGATTTAGAGATTGGAAACTGATAATTACCTGAAGTAACTGGCTTTCCAGAATTCAGTTCTGCAAAGACAGCAGACATTCCTTCCTTGGGGGCTGTAGAAGAAGGTTGAGCTGTTTCAGAACTGAAAAGTGAAGCAGGTGGAGGGGGTGGAGGAGCAGGAGCAGGAGCGCCACGGGTCGGAGCTGCTTTTGCTGGGGCAGCGGCTGCAATCTTACCCGTGGCGTTCCATACAGGCCCAAGTGGGTAATGAGCCTTCACGTAATCCCTCAACCCTGGCAAATAAAGTTCTTTTAAAGCCTTAGCCCACTCGACATGGTTTACATCTTTGTTTCTGTATTCCACAAGGACctgaacaaaataaaaaagaatttgaACTTTCCGTCAGATAATTGTGGCTAATCTTATTAGCACAACAGAACAATTGCTGCTGATTTAAGTAGGACATAAGAGGAAGATCAACTTAAGATAATGAAAATACAAATCACACAATAGAAAAAGTTCCTATGAATAAACCATTAGCTcatcttttctttatgttcttGAACATGGAAGGTTCATAAGTATTAGTACCTTATTGCAATAAAACTCAGCCATTTGCCAGCTTTCTTCTACATGTGCTATAGGCATGCTCATACCTACAGCGAGATAGCATATTAGTTGTAGTTTTTTATACAAAGGCAATGGAATGAATTATGCAGGTAAGGTTCTCTTACCACAATCTTTTCCTGTGTATGCAATCCATGCCAGAGCAGACAGACTATCGGCACCAGTCTTCAAGTGGTGCGAAAAATCAGATCGCCTTCCCTCAGCCAATGCAGATGCTTTGCCAATCGCCTCGTTCAATGGCTTAAGGAATTCAATCAGACCTGCCATATCAGGTTTCTGCACAAATCACACACATAGCGAGAGAGGTTAGGCTGGCATCAAGTCTGGATACTGAAGCATCTATTCTAGGACATTCTAGCTATATTATTACTTATGTCAACATGAAGTACCTCAAAATTAcccccaaaaaataaaaataaaaagggtAGCGATCCAAAGATGTTTATCTCATCACAACCAGCATCCACCAGAAATAGGGATGCTCCACAATCATAGAGCTCTATACCACATTGACACCTAAGATCTTGAAGCAGTATTCAAAAACTACGATGCATTCATCATAATACCAATCAGGCCTCTCAGCATCCCAATCAGGGATCGTCTCCTACTTTCTACTAAGTTGGCCTGATTGCACCCCTCATCAAAAAGAGGGAACTAAACAGAGTCACATTCAATCTCAAGCATTAGGTCTACTGATTTCACTACTAATTATCAAGTAATTTATGAAATAAACGAGTGACTGCTATCGCATTCTTCATGACATCAAAATAGCTACACAGAGAAATAAGCGGAAATTAAATGCGTCAATCAAAATCTTATCAGCTTCCAATCTTACGGTAAATTAAACACTTCGGAGCCTCCAAAATCAAGCATCTAAAGCGTTATAACCGATAGGTAGCAACTAACCTGAGTTTGCTTGATTTTAACAAGTAGCTCCCGCTCCACACTAAACGCCTCTGCAATAGCCTTAGACACATCTAGAACCTTTCCTCCGATCTTCTCCGCAGCGCTGGTAACTCTGGCAACATACTGCGAAATCAGATCATCAAACGCCACAATCGACGGATCCGTCGCAGCCGCATCTCCGCCATCCTCCGGCGCAGCAACCTGCCGGGATCCTCCGATCGAAAGCGACTCCAGCCGCACCACCGCGGCTTCGAGCCTCTTCACCAAACTCTCGTCCATTACAGCTTTCAATAGTCGGTCAATTCAAAAAATCTTCAATCAGCACAAGTCATACACAACGGATCTGGTGCGCGCACGAGTTCGTTGGTGTGTGTGTGTCTTCCACAAATTTCCTCGAATTTTTCAaggaattttatttgtttctttttcGCCAAAAGGTGAGGTGAGGTGAGGAGGTGAAGTCCAACTGGTACGTTTATGGTCTGAGTTGCGGAAATCAcagataattatttttttccggAAAAGATATAAGTATAtctgatttatttaatttttatttctgtGTAATTGAGTGGAGGGAATGTGGGGATATACGTGTCGGTTGTTTATTGGTGAGGTCAGTGTTGTGGAGCACCTGTGGCAAaagcctaagagcatccgcagcggtggcgaaagtcgccaccgccgtccgcgccgttggcaaggcgaaggaccgccgccactgcagccgcgccgctggcacggcgctgctcgatgtatcgagcacgtccgtgccagcggacgcacacgtgtcgccctcccattcgtcaacggcatagcccgttgaggtttaaaaaaaatttatttttttaaaaaaaatttatttttttaaaaaaaatcggttttttaattaaaaaaccgataaaaaataaaaaaaaattcacttctccaaaaaaaaatatatccgttgaTAACCGTTTTTAccacctttttatttttttttttcatttttttaccccaaaatacACACTGTCATCGATAAATACCCTCAagttcactcccaaaaattcacactttcactacacaattctcatcatcattctctcatctccattctcatcttcaatctctcatatccattttcatcttcctctcacaccct
This portion of the Salvia splendens isolate huo1 chromosome 10, SspV2, whole genome shotgun sequence genome encodes:
- the LOC121752264 gene encoding cyclase-associated protein 1-like, whose amino-acid sequence is MDESLVKRLEAAVVRLESLSIGGSRQVAAPEDGGDAAATDPSIVAFDDLISQYVARVTSAAEKIGGKVLDVSKAIAEAFSVERELLVKIKQTQKPDMAGLIEFLKPLNEAIGKASALAEGRRSDFSHHLKTGADSLSALAWIAYTGKDCGMSMPIAHVEESWQMAEFYCNKVLVEYRNKDVNHVEWAKALKELYLPGLRDYVKAHYPLGPVWNATGKIAAAAPAKAAPTRGAPAPAPPPPPPASLFSSETAQPSSTAPKEGMSAVFAELNSGKPVTSGLKKVTADMKTKNRADRSGIVTAPEKGTRAGSSSFSKSGPPKLELQMGRKWVVENQIGRNNLVIDDCDSKQTVYVFGCKNSVLQIQGKVNNITVDNCTKMGVVFKDVVAACEIVNCSGVEVQCQGSAPTISVDNTAGCQLYLSKDALGASITTAKSSEINVLVPGSEPDGDWGEHALPQQYIHVYKDGQFVTTPVSHSGG